ACAGCGGCCGGGGCCGGTTCCTACGGTGGGACGGACCCGATCGACCGGCCACCGAGGAGTGCCCGTGCCCGACCAGATCCTGATCGTCGCCCGCCTCACCCCCGGCGGTTCCGGCGAGGTCTCCCGCCTCTTCGGCGAGTCCGACGCCGGCGAGCTGCCCCGCGCGCTCGGGGTGACGCGCCGCGACCTGTTCCTCTACCGGGACCTCTACCTCCACCGCGTCGAGTTCGAGGGCTCCGCCGCCGAGGCGATGGCCGCGGCCCGCGGACGCGAGGACTTCCTGCGGCTGAGCCGGGAGCTCGAACCACACGTCAGGCCGTACGACCCGGACACCTGGCGCGGCCCCGCCGACGCGATGGCACGGCGGTTCTACCACTGGACCCCCGAGGAGCGTGCCCTGTGACGACCTCCACCGCCGGACCACGACTCGGTGATCGCGAAACCGGTCGTCTGGGCGCCCACCCGGGAGGAGGCCGTCGCCAGGGCCGACCGCGCGCCCGCCGAGTTCGCCGTGGAGGGGCCGGGGGCGGTCACCTCCATCCCGCTGCTGCGCGCCCTGCTCGCACAACCTCGGTTCGCGGCCGGTGAGCACGGCACCGGATTCGTGGACTCGCTCATGAGCGAGCAGGAACATATACCCTGGTCTGCGTAAACTTTTCTGAATGCCAGCGTAAATCCGGGGTACTCGCCACCACATGACCGATTCTCAGGGGATCATCGGAGCCCGCTACCGCCTGCTCGAACGCATCGGCAGAGGAGGCATGGGAACGGTCTGGCGAGCGCGGGACGAGGTCCTGGGCCGCGAGGTGGCGGTCAAGGAGGTCATCCCCTCCCCCGACCTCACCGGCCCCGAGCGCGAGGTCTTCACCGTACGGACCCTCAGGGAGGCCCGCGCCGCCGGGCGGATCGGCCACCCCGGGGTGGCGACGGTCTACGACGTGATCGAGGAGTACGGGCGTCCCTGGATCGTCATGCAGCTCGTCGACTCCCGCACGCTCGGAGCGGTGATCAGGGAGGACGGGCCGCTGCCGCCGATGCGGGTGGCGCGGATCGGGCTGGAGGTGCTGGGCGCGCTGCTCGCCGCCCATCAGGCGGGCGTCCTGCACCGCGACGTGAAGCCCGACAACGTGCTGCTCGCCAAGGACGGGCGGGCCGTGCTCACCGACTTCGGCATCGCCGTCCTGGAGGGCGACTCGTCGATCACCAGGACCGGCTCGCTCATCGGCACCCCGGCGTTCATCGCGCCGGAGCGGGCGAGCGGCGGGCCGGCCGAGTTCGCCTCCGACCTGTGGTCGCTCGGCGTGACGCTCCACGTGGCGGTCGAGGGGCGTTCCCCCTTCGAGCGGGCCCACCCGCTGGCGACGCTCAGCGCCGTCATGCACCAGGAGCCGTCACCGATGCGGTTCGCCGGACCGCTCGCCCCGGTGATCTTCGGCCTGCTCCACAAGGATCCCGCGCGGCGCATGTCCGCCCGCGAGGTGCAGATCCAGCTGACCTCGCTGGTGAACGGCACCGCTCCGCAGCCGACCATGCCCATCGAGCTGCCCGTCGAGCCACCGGTCGGGACGCGGACCGGGCCGTCCACCGCGATTCCCGTGGTGGCCGCGGTCCCGGGCCCGGACGGCGCCCCCACCACCCCGGCCGGGGCCATGCCGCCCATGCCATCCGAGCTCCCCGAACCCGAGCCGGTCCCGGCCTTCGCCCCCCGGAGGAGACGGCGCCCGGCGACGGCCGCCCTGGTCGCGACGGCGCTCGCCATCGCCGCGACCGCGGGAGGGATGGCGTGGGTCGCCGTCAACTCCTCGCCCCAGGCCCCCCAGGATCCGCCGGCCTCTTCGAGCGTGGCGCCCGACGAGAAGAAGCCCTCGAAGGAGCCCGAGCAGGCGAAGGTGCCCGCGCGGGACAACGGGGGCGGGACCTCCGGCCGCCAGGCCCCCGAGAGGTCGGGGAACGGCGACCCCGCGCCCAGGGACAGGCCGTCGGGCAAGCCGACGGGCGAACCGTCGGAGAAGCCCTCGGGCAAGCCGTCACAGGACCCCTCCGCGGAGCCCGAGGAGGACCCCACCGAACCGGGACAGGACGAGGAGGAGGGCCAGGGCGAGGGGACCGACGAGGGCTCGGGCCAGGACGACGCGCCGGGCGAGGGCCAGCAGGGCGACTCACCCGACCAGGTCGACCCCAACGCCGGGAGGGCCGCGCTGGAGACGGGCACCGCAGGCGAGGCCGAAAGGGCCGGGGCGACCGGCGCCGGGGGGTTCTGAGAAGGGCCCGGGGAAGACCTGGGCAGGAGGACCCGGAGGACCACCCCCCGGTCCGGCCCCTCCCTAACCCGGCGGACCGCGCTAGGACTCGGCGGCGACGATCTTCAGGGCGTTGGCCAGATCGTCGGGGTAGGTGGTGCTGAAGGAGACCCACTCGCCGGTGGAGGGGTGCTCGAAGGCCAGGGAGACCGCGTGCAGCCACTGCCGGCTCACCCCCAGGCGCGCGGCCAGGGTGGGGTCGGCCCCGTACAGCATGTCGCCGACACACGGGTGGCGCAGCGCCGACATGTGGACCCGGATCTGGTGGGTGCGGCCCGTCTCCAGCTTGATGTCCAGCAGCGACGCCGCGCGGAACGCCTCGATCGTGTCGTAGTGGGTGATCGAGTCCTTACCCCCGGACACGACCGCCCAGCGGCCGTCCCCGACGGGATGGCGGTCGATCGGCGCGTCCACGGTGCCGCGGTGCGGGTCGGGGTGGCCCTGGACCAGCGCGTGGTAGCGCTTGTCGACCGTACGCTCCTTGAAGGCCCGCTTCAGGTGGGAGTAGGCGTGCTCGCTCTTGGCGACGACCATCGCGCCGGTGGTGTTGGCGTCCAGCCGGTGCACGATGCCCTGGCGCTCGGCCGCGCCGCTGGTGGCCACCCGGTGGCCGGTGCCCAGCAAGCCGCCGATCACGGTGGGCCCGGTCCAGCCGGTGGTCGGGTGGGCGGCCACGCCGATGGGCTTGTTGACGACGACGATGTCGTCGTCCTCGTACACGATGTGCATGCCGGGCACCGGCTCGGCGACCGGCATCGGGGTGGTGGGCGGCGGCGGGAGGGTGACCTCCAGCCAGGCGCCGCCGTGGACCCGGTCGGATTTGATCGCGGTCGAGCCGTCCACCAGCACGTCGCCGGCGACGATCAACTCGGCCGCGCGCGTGCGGGAGAGGCCGAACAGACGTGACAGGGCGGCGTCGAGGCGCTCGCCCTCCAACCCGTCGGGGACGGGGAGGCTTCGCCGGTCAGCCATCGTTGTTCTCCTTCGTTTCCTTCGTGTCCTTCGTGGCTCCCGTGTCGCGCGTGCCGTCGATCTGGTAGCCCCGCCAGGCGAGGAAAACCGCCAGGATGCCCCCGCAGACGATCGCCGAGTCGGCGACGTTCCAGACCGGGAAGTGGCCGGGGAAGGTCTCGATGAAGTCGACCACGTGCCCCTGGAACGGCGAGGGCCGGCCGGGGCCGAAGCCCGAGGGCCAGCGGAAGACCCGGTCGGTGAGGTTGCCGAGCGCCCCGCCGAGCAACAGGCTCAGCGTGACCGCCCAGGGCAGGCTGCGCAGGTTGCGCGCGGTGCGCAGGATCGCCACCACGACGGCGGCCGCCACACAGGTGAAGACGATCGTCATCCCGGTGCCGAGATTGAAGGCGGCCCCCGGGTTGAAGATTACCCGGAACTGGAGGATGTCCGGGATGACCACGAACGGTTCCCTGCCCTCCAGGGTCTTCAGCACGAGGGTCTTCGTGGCCAGGTCGAGGGCGTAGATAATGGGGACGATCGTCGCGAGGACGGCGATCCGCCGCCCCGGGAGCGGGGCGGCCGCAACCGCCCCGTCCTCGGTGTCGCCGGTCAGCGGCGCTCCTCCCGCTGCTTGCAGGCCACGCACAGCGTCGCCCTCGGAAACGCCTGAAGGCGCTCCTTTCCGATCGGCTGATGGCACGATTCGCACACTCCGTAGGTCCCCGCGTCGATCCGGGCGATCGCTCGCTCGTTCTGCGCGACCAGGTCGCGCGAGTTCAGGGTAAGGGCGATTTCGCGCTCGCGTTCATACGTCCGGGCTCCGGCGTCGGCCTGATCGTCTCCTGCCCCGTCGGTGACGTCGCTCGACGCGATCTCCGTCTCGGCCTTGGCGATCTCCTCGTTGAGCTCGCGGATCTCCGTGGCCAGTTGCCCGCGGACCTCCTTGAGCTCCTCGGCCGACCAGGTGACGACGGCGCCGTCCTGGGACGGCGCCACCGCGCTTTTGTCTGCGCGCACGGTCGCGGCCATGGCGGCCTCCTTGCTCGATGGACCGTCTCCAATGTGGTAAACGGTGCGGGCAGCTTAGGTCTCCCATAACAGAACGGCAAACGACCCGCCGCAATGTTTACCACTCCCGTAACATCCGGTCGCTTCCCCCTGATTCCACCCAGCCGACCTCAATACGGGGAAGCTTCCAGCGGGCGGGTGCGTTATCGTTTGAGCCTGCAAGGCGTTGATGGGGACAGCAACCTCCGCATCCCCTCGCACGAGCGACCCGGGGACGGTGCGAGCCCGGGGCGAGGCGCGGAGGCACGATCACCCCGGAGCCGCCGGAAGAACGGCCGCGACGACCCGCCAGAGGCTCGCGACGGCCCAGTAGACCCGGCAGCAGACCAAAGGAAGAGGACCTCGCGCGCGGGGTCAAGGAGGGTGGTACCGCGGGGCCCGACGGCCTCGTCCCTCCACGCCACAGCCGGTTCCAGCGTGGAGGTCCAACCCATTATGTCCGCCTATTTCCGTTCTCTTCCTGCGCAGGTCGATCTTCCCGCGCTTGAGCACGAGGTGCTCGACCGCTGGCGGGATGGCAAGATCTTCGAGCGCTCGGTCGAGCAGAACGCCGGCGGTCCCAACTGGGTCTTCTACGAGGGTCCGCCCACCGCCAACGGCATGCCCGGCGTCCACCACGTCGAGGCCCGCGTCTTCAAGGACCTCTTCCCCCGCTACAAGTCGATGCGGGGCTTCAACGTCCCCCGCAAGGCGGGCTGGGACTGCCACGGGCTGCCCGTCGAGGTCGCCGTCGAGAAGTCCCTCGGCCTCTCCGGCAAGAAGGAGATCGAGGCGTACGGCATCGCCGAGTTCAACGACAGGTGCCGTGAGTCCGTGCTGAAGCACGTGGACGCCTTCGAGGAGATGACCGAGCGGATGGGCTACTGGATCGACCTGTCCCAGGCCTACCGCACGATGGACCCGGCCTACGTGGAGTCCGTCTGGTGGTCACTCAAGGTCATCTTCGACAAGGACCTCCTGACCCGCGACTTCCGCATCACCCCGTACTGCCCCCGCTGCGGCACCGGCCTGTCCGACCACGAGCTGGGCCAGCCGGGCGGCTACGAGACCGTCACCAGCCCGTCGGTCTACGTCCGCATGCCCGCGACCTCGGGACCGCTGGCCGACCTCGGCGCCTCGCTGCTGATCTGGACCACCACGCCGTGGACCCTGGTCTCCAACACCGCCGTGGCCCTGCACCCGGACGTGACCTACGTCGCGGCGCGCCCCGCCGGGTCCGACGAGGTCCTGGTGGTGGCCGAGCCGCTGCTGGTCTCCGCGCTGGGCGAGGGCGCCGAGGTCCTGGCCTCCTTCCAGGGCGCCGACCTGGAGCACACCACCTACTCGCGCCCGTTCGACCTGGTCGACATCCCCGGCGCGCACTACGTGGTGCTCGGCTACTACGTCACCACCGAGGACGGCACCGGCCTGGTCCACCAGGCGCCCGCCTTCGGCGCCGACGACATGACGACCTGCAAGCGGTACGGGCTGCCCGTGGTCAACCCGATCGGCCCCGACGGCCGGTTCCTGGACAGCGTGCCCCAGGTCGGCGGCGAGTTCTTCAAGGACGCCGACGAGGGGCTCACAGCCGACCTGCGGGCGCGCGGCCTGCTCTACCGCGGCAGCCACTTCGAGCACAGCTACCCGCACTGCTGGCGCTGCCACACCGCGCTGCTCTACTACGCCCTCCCCGCCTGGTACATCCGCACCACCGCGATCAAGGACCAGCTCCTCGCCGAGAACGAGAAGACCAGCTGGTACCCCGAGACGATCAAGTGGGGCCGGTTCGGCGAGTGGCTGCGCAACAACGTCGACTGGTCCCTGTCGCGCTCGCGCTACTGGGGCACCCCGCTGCCCCTGTGGGTCTGCACGGCCGACGAGTCGCACGTCACCTGCGTCGGCTCGCTGGACGAGCTGGGCCGCCTGTCCGGCCAGGACGTCTCCGCGCTCGACCCGCACCGCCCCTATGTGGACGACGTCACGCTGCCCTGCCCCACCTGCGGCAACGAGGCGCGCCGGGTGCCCGACGTGATCGACGCCTGGTACGACTCGGGCTCGATGCCGTTCGCCCAGTGGGGCGCCCCGTACCTGAACGAGGAGATGCTCCAGAAGGCCTACCCCGCGCAGTTCATCTGCGAGGCCACCGACCAGACCCGCGGCTGGTTCTACTCGCTGATGGCGGTCGGCACGCTCGTCTTCGGCAGGTCCTCGTACGAGAACGTGCTCTGCCTCGGCCTGATCCTGGCCGAGGACGGCCGCAAGATGAGCAAGCACCTGGGCAACGTCCTCAAGCCGATGCCGCTGATGGACCAGCACGGCGCCGACGCGCTGCGCTGGTACATGGCCTGCTCCGGCTCGCCGTGGGCGGCCCGCAGGGTGGGACACGGCGCCCTGGAGGAGATCGTCCGCAAGGTCCTGCTCACCTACTGGAACACCACGTCGTTCTTCACCCTGTACGCCAACACCGAGTCCTGGTCGCCGTCCCGGCTCTCCGAGGCGCCCGCGTACGAGGAGCGCCCGCTGATCGACCGCTGGGCCCTCGCCGAGCTGCACCGGACCGTGTCCGAGGTCACCGCGTCGCTGGACGTCTTCGACACCGCCCGCGTCGGGCGGCGCCTCGCCGAGTTCCTCGACGACCTGTCCAACTGGTACGTGCGCCGCTCCCGGCGCCGCTTCTGGACCGGTGACCCCGCGGCGTTCGCCACGCTGTACGAGTGCCTGGAGACCGTCACCCGGCTGATGGCACCGGTGGTTCCGTTCACCACCGACTACGTCTGGGACGTGCTCCGCGACGCCGGTGCGCCCTCCTCGGTCCACCTGGCCTCCTGGCCCGAGGTCAACGGCGAGCTGCTGGACCCCGAGCTGTCCGAGCGGATGGCGCTGGTCCGCCGCCTGGTGGAGCTGGGCCGCTCGGCCCGCGCCTCCAGCGGGGTCAAGACCCGCCAGCCGCTCGGCCGCGCCCTGGTCGGCGCCCCCGGCTGGGCCGCGCTCTCCCCGGAGCTGCGCGAACTGATCGCCGACGAGCTCAACGTGAAGGACCTGGAGGACCTGTCCGGGATCGGGGCGGACCTGGTGTCCTTCACCGTCAAGCCCAACTTCCGGGCGCTGGGCAGGCGGTTCGGCTCGCAGACCAAGCTGGTCGCCTCGGCCGTCACCGCCACCGACCCCACCGAGCTAGCCCGCGCGCTCCGTACCGGCTCGCCGGTCCCGGTGGAAGCGGGAGAGCTGGGCACCGTGGAACTCGGCGCCGACGACGTGATCGTCACCGAGCAGCCGAGGTCCGGCTGGGCGGTGGAGGCCGGGGCCGGTGAGACCATCGCCCTCGACCTCACCATCACCGACGAGCTGCGCCGCTCCGGCCTGATCCGCGACGTCATCCGCCTGCTCCAGGACACCCGCAAGTCCACCGGTCTGGCGATCACCGACCGGATCGACGTGTGGTGGTCCACCGGCGACGCCGACCTGGCCGAGGCCCTGCGGACCCAGGGCCGGACGGTGGCCGACGAGGTCCTCGCCGTCTCCCTCACCGAGGGCGGCGTGGACGACCTCCCCGCCCACGGCGACGCGGAGCTCGGCCTGACCTTCCAGCTCCGCCGCACGACGACGACGGTCTGACCGGTCTGGCCCGTCTGCCTGCTCCGACCGGCCGGACCGGCCTGGAAGGACCGGTGAGACCGGACACGGCCGGGGTGCCGGGGATGTCCTCCCCGGCACCCCGGCCGTCCTGGTTTGCGAAAATGACGGGCCCGATGTCCGGATAGCCCGGAGGCGACCGGTCCGGTGCCCGGTCGGCTCACGTCCGGCGGTCGAGCCTGCAGATCGGGCAGTTGCTCAGACCGGCCTGCTCGGCCTCGGCCCGGGACATGGTCTCGATGCCGCTGCCGCCCACGCTGGCGCCCTTGACGAGAGGACAGTCGGAGTCGTGGAAGCGGCGGGTGCCGACGATGACCGTGACCGTCTCGCCGTCCGCCCCGCGCTCCTGGGCGGCGGGACGCGGCCGGTCCTTGATGGCGGGGATGCCGCCGGGGGAGGTGTCGTCGCCGCGGTCATCGGCGTCACGGTCATCGCGGGAGGGGGCGGACCCCCCGGCCTCGGCGGCTTCGGACGTCGCGCCGGTAGAGGCCGCCTCGGGTGCCGGAGCGGGTTTCGCGGAGGTGGAGTCGGCCGCCACCTGCCGCCCGGCGCGCCCGGACGCGGTCTCGGCCGGCTCCACCGGTTCGGGGGCACCGCCCTTGGCGGGGGTCGCCCGCCCGGCGGAACCCGAGGGCTCCGGGGAGGCGTCCCGCCCGGCGGTCGCGGTTTCCGCTCCCTCGGGGGAGGCCTTCGCGCCGGAGACGGCCCCGGCCTTCCCTTCGGCGGGCTCGGCCTTCGCGGACCCACCCCTGGCCTGCTTCACGGGCTCGGCCTTCGCCGGCTTGGGATTGGCGAGCCTGGTGGGCTCGGCCTCGGCCTCGGCCTGCCCGGGTCCGGTGGACCCGGACTTCGCGGGCGCGACCACGGGGGTGTCCGGCTCGTCGGGCTCGGGCGCCTCGGCCCGGCTCGCGGAGGCGGTCGTGGCGGACGTCCCTGAGGAGCCTGGGGAGCCCGAGGCGGTGGACCCGCTCCCTGCGGGTCTGCCGGTCTTGGGCCCGGCCTTCGCGGAATCGGGCCTGGCGGAGGTGTCCGCGGACCCGGTGGAGGCCTCCGGACTCTCCTGTCCGGACGTCCGCGCGGCCGCGTCGCGGTTGAACCAGCTGGTGGCCTCGGACGCGGCGTGCGGGATCTCGGGGATCTTCGGCAGCCGGATCGCCGGACGGGTCGGCTGCTCCGCCGGGCGGGCCGGGGGACTCGCGGGCTCCTGGGGCCGCGCCTGCGGCTCGGGAGGCTTGACGTAGGGCCGGGCGACCGGGACGACGGGCTCCTGCGGGGAGCGCCGGGCCTCCTCGCGGGACGTGGTGCTCTCGCGCCGCTCCGCGGAGGTTTCCGGCCTGGCGGGTGCGACGTCGCGCCTGGCCACCGGAGGCGCCGGGGATACCGGGGGCACTGGGGACGCCGGGGACGCCGGGGACTCAGCCCTGGTCTGCGAGGTCTCGAACCGGGCCTGCGGGCTCTCGGCCCCGGGCCGCCGGGATTCGGGCCGCTGAGGTTCGGATCTCTGAGATTCGGGCCGCTGGGCCTCGGACCTCTGAGGGTCGGGCCGCTGGGGCTCGGGCCGCGCTCCGGGGGCCTGCTGCCCGCCGGACGGGGCCGCGGGCTGCACGGGCCGGTACGGGGAGGTGAAGCGGGCGGTGGCCTCGTGTGCTCCCGGCTCGTGAGCACCGGCCAGGGGGCCGGACTCCCGGGAGACGGTCAGGGACTCGTCGGGCTTCCGCACCCCGGGCGGGGTCTCCCGCGACTGGGGCCCGGAGGTGGAGCCGGCGGGCAGGCACGTGGTGCAGGGCGTGAAGCCCTCCTCCAGCGCCTCCTCGTGGGTGAGCTCCTCATGATCTCTGCCGGCCAGCTGGCGGCATCCCGCGACGTGATAGCGCTTGCGGCCGGGGATGACCAGCACGATCGCCCCGGGATCCAGGGCGCCCCGCCTCGCCGCGGCGGCGGTGGCCGGCCCGGCCACCGGGCCGCGTCGCGGCTGGGTCGGGGCGGCGGGCGCCTGCGGCATCCCGTGCCGCACCATCATCTGCTGTGGCGCGGAAGGCTGGTTCGGCACACCGTGCGGCGCGGGCAGTGGCCCGGCCGGCATCGGTCCCTTCGGGGGAAGGGGCTGAGAGGCCCCGGCGTCCCCGCCGGGGAACAACTCGTGGCGGCGCAACAACGCCCCGATCACCAGGAAGACTGCGGACAGCACGCTGACCGCGATCGACCACATGACCAGGAATGGCTTGGCCAGCACGAACCCCGCGATGAGCAGGACGATGGCCGTGAGTACCAAACCGGCGCTGATAAGGATCACAGAGAGACTCCCGGATGCGGGTCAACAGGATGACCCGACACCTTAGCGGCGGTCGTTGTGAGGACCGTCAACGCCCTGGAAGGCGCCAGAATGCTGCGAGGGATCGCCGCCGAACGGGTTGGGCGCGCTCTGGAGGGTCGGCTGACCGCCCTGAGGCACCGCGTGGGACATGGCCGGGGGCCCGCTCACGATCGGGAATCCGCCGCTGCCCTCGGCAGCCACGTTCAGCTCGGCGAGCTGATTCTCCAGGTACAGCTTCAGGCGGCTGCGGTACTCGCGCTCGAAGCTGCGGAGCTCCTCGACCTTGCGCTCCAGCTCGTCGCGGGTCTGCACCAGGGAGCCCATGGCCTGACGGTGCCGCTCCTGCGCGTCGCGCTCCAGCGTCTCCGCTCGCGCGCGCGCGTCACCGATGACCTGCTCGGCCTGGCGACGTGCCTTGCCGAGAATGTCGTCGGCCTCGCGGCGCGCCCGGGTCACCGTCTCGTCCGCCTCACGGCGGGCGTCGGCGATGGCCTGGTCGGCGGTCTGCTGGGCGAGGGCGAGGACGCGGGCCGCGGTGTCCATGTTGTCCTCGGCCGGAGGCATTCCCATTCCGACGGGAACGGGCTGCTGATGCTGCACCGGCTCGGGAGCACGCATGGGCTCCGGCTGCTGCATCATCATCTCGGGCTTGGGCTCGGCGATGGGGGCGGGCGCCATGGCCATGCCCATACCGCCGGGGACCTTGCCCCGCAGGCACTCCGCCAGCTTGGCGCGGAGCTCCTCGTTCTCCTGAATGAGACGGTCCAACTCGGACTCGACCTCATCGAGGAAGGCGTCTACCTCTTCCTCGTCGTAACCCGGCCTGAGTCGGGTCGTACTAAATTGCTTGTTCCGCACATCGGCGGGTGTCAGCGGCATTTCGGTCTCCTTGGCGCGCTTGGAGTCTGTCCGGGGGGACGGTACCCGATCAACGAAGCGCGGACACGAGTTGGATCAAGACCAAGACCACAATGAACAGCACTGTGAAGCTTAGGTCAAAGGCCACCGTACCCAACCGGAGTGGTGGAATGAAACGGCGGAGGAACTTGAGAGGTGGGTCGGTCACCGTGTATACGGCTTCCGCCAGCACCAGGACGATGCCGGTGGGGCGCCACTGACGTGCGAACGCCTGCACCGTCTCGAAGATCATTCTGCCGATCAGCAGGACGAGGTAGATGGACAGGACGAAGACCAAGATCCCGCTAACGATCCCCACGGTCCGTGCCCGCCTCCACTCCGCTCTGCCGTCCTCTGTCCCGTCGGGACCTGTCGGGCCGGTCACTGTTCATGGTGGAACTCTAGCTCTGGTTGAAGAATCCGCGTTCCGCGATTCGGGCCTTGTCCTCGGCGGTCACCTCGACATTGGCTGGGGACAACAGGAACACCTTGTTGGTAACACGTTCGATGCTGCCGTGTAGGCCAAAGACCAGACCTGCCGCGAAATCAACGAGTCGCTTGGCGTCGCTGTCAACCATCTCGGTCAGGTTCATGATGACCGGGGTACCGTCGCGGAAGTGCTCGCCGATGGTCCGCGCCTCGTTGTACGTACGAGGGTGAAGGGTGGTGATGCGCGCCAGATCGGTCGTGCGGCGCTCCAGAAGGGCCGTCGCGGGCCTCGGAGCGGGGACGCCGGGGTCGGTGTCATCCTGGAGGTCGTGGACCGTGCCAGGACGTTCGTCGCCCTCGCGGCGCGCGTCGTCGAATTCCTCGTACTCGTCGTCGGGGTAGCTGTCGTATCTCTCATAGCGGTCGTCCTCAACAAGACCGAGGTAGACCGCCATCTTGCGCATCGCGCCGGCCATCGCTACTTCTTCCTCCGTCTTGCTTCAGATGTGCCCCAGGGGCCAGCCCGACCGCCCTGAGCTCACCACCGTTCGACCGCTGCTCGGATACGCGGACGCCAAGGCCCACTTGAAGGGACATTACCTGACGAAGGGCTTCCTGCGACCGAGCAACGCCGTACCAACACGCAGGTGTGTCGCGCCGTTGGCGATAGCCTGGGATATGTCCCCACTCATTCCCGCCGAGATGACATCGGCGCCCGGGTGGGCCCGCTGGACGGACCGCGCGATCTCCCTCAGCCTCGCGAACGCCCCGCCCGGTTCCTCCCCCAGTGGCGCGACCGCCATCACCCCGCCCAGCTCAAGCCCCTCGGCTCCGGCGACGGCGTCGGCCAGGGCCTCCACCTCCTCCGGTCGCGCGCCGCCCCGCGCGAGATCGCCGTCGAGCGCGACCTGCACCAGGCAGGTGACCGGGCGTCCCACTCCGAGCGCCTCCCGGCTGAGCGCGGTGACCAGGCGCGTGCGGTCGACCGAGTGGACGACGTCCGCGTACCCGACCACCGAGCGGACCTTGTTGGTCTGCAACTGGCCGACGAAGTGCCAGCGGAGGCCGAGACCGGCGCACTCTCGCGCCTTGACCGAGGCCTCCTGGTCGCGGTTCTCACCGACGTCGGTGATCCCGAGTTCGGCCAGGAGCCGTACGTCGGAGGCGGGGTAGGTCTTGCTCACCGCGATGAGCGTCAGCTCCTCGCGGTGACGGCCGGCGGCCCGGCAGGCCTGGGCGATCTCCGCCTCGACCCGGGCCAGCCCGGCCGCGATCTCATCACGTCGTGTTGTTTCCGTCACATCTCCGCCGCTCGGACACTGGCAAACCGGCGGAGCCCATTCTTCCCGGCACGGCCGGGCGGTCCGTCGCCGCCCCCACCGTGAGAGATGTCACTTCAGGAAATCGGGGACGTCCAGCTCCTCTTCCTGCTCCTCGAAGATCACCGGCCGGCGCCGGGCGGGATCGGCGGCCCTGGCGGAGATCGGTGTCGGCTGCGAGGGCTCGGGAGCCGGCCGCGGGATCGACAACGGCGGGGAGTGCGGCTCCTCCACGCGGTGCGGCTCGGCCTGCTCCGCAGAGGACTGCGGCTGATGGACCGGGTAGATCTGCTGCGGCTGGGGTGCGGGCTCCGCCTGCGCCGGCTGCGGGGTGGCGACCGGCCGCATCGGCGGGGGCGGCGCGTGCTCCACCCTGGGCTCGGGGCGGGGCTCGGCCTTGACCGTGGGCGCCAGCGGGCGGACCTGCTGCGGCGCCGCCGAGGGCGGGGCCGGGCGCGAGACGGACTGCGGGCGGGCGGCCGGCTGCGGGAGCGGCTTGGGCTCGGGAGCGGGCTCGTCGAACCCGGCCGCGATCACC
This region of Streptosporangium sp. NBC_01495 genomic DNA includes:
- a CDS encoding TcmI family type II polyketide cyclase, giving the protein MPDQILIVARLTPGGSGEVSRLFGESDAGELPRALGVTRRDLFLYRDLYLHRVEFEGSAAEAMAAARGREDFLRLSRELEPHVRPYDPDTWRGPADAMARRFYHWTPEERAL
- a CDS encoding serine/threonine-protein kinase; translation: MTDSQGIIGARYRLLERIGRGGMGTVWRARDEVLGREVAVKEVIPSPDLTGPEREVFTVRTLREARAAGRIGHPGVATVYDVIEEYGRPWIVMQLVDSRTLGAVIREDGPLPPMRVARIGLEVLGALLAAHQAGVLHRDVKPDNVLLAKDGRAVLTDFGIAVLEGDSSITRTGSLIGTPAFIAPERASGGPAEFASDLWSLGVTLHVAVEGRSPFERAHPLATLSAVMHQEPSPMRFAGPLAPVIFGLLHKDPARRMSAREVQIQLTSLVNGTAPQPTMPIELPVEPPVGTRTGPSTAIPVVAAVPGPDGAPTTPAGAMPPMPSELPEPEPVPAFAPRRRRRPATAALVATALAIAATAGGMAWVAVNSSPQAPQDPPASSSVAPDEKKPSKEPEQAKVPARDNGGGTSGRQAPERSGNGDPAPRDRPSGKPTGEPSEKPSGKPSQDPSAEPEEDPTEPGQDEEEGQGEGTDEGSGQDDAPGEGQQGDSPDQVDPNAGRAALETGTAGEAERAGATGAGGF
- a CDS encoding RluA family pseudouridine synthase; the protein is MADRRSLPVPDGLEGERLDAALSRLFGLSRTRAAELIVAGDVLVDGSTAIKSDRVHGGAWLEVTLPPPPTTPMPVAEPVPGMHIVYEDDDIVVVNKPIGVAAHPTTGWTGPTVIGGLLGTGHRVATSGAAERQGIVHRLDANTTGAMVVAKSEHAYSHLKRAFKERTVDKRYHALVQGHPDPHRGTVDAPIDRHPVGDGRWAVVSGGKDSITHYDTIEAFRAASLLDIKLETGRTHQIRVHMSALRHPCVGDMLYGADPTLAARLGVSRQWLHAVSLAFEHPSTGEWVSFSTTYPDDLANALKIVAAES
- a CDS encoding signal peptidase II; this encodes MRGLQAAGGAPLTGDTEDGAVAAAPLPGRRIAVLATIVPIIYALDLATKTLVLKTLEGREPFVVIPDILQFRVIFNPGAAFNLGTGMTIVFTCVAAAVVVAILRTARNLRSLPWAVTLSLLLGGALGNLTDRVFRWPSGFGPGRPSPFQGHVVDFIETFPGHFPVWNVADSAIVCGGILAVFLAWRGYQIDGTRDTGATKDTKETKENNDG
- a CDS encoding TraR/DksA family transcriptional regulator, which translates into the protein MAATVRADKSAVAPSQDGAVVTWSAEELKEVRGQLATEIRELNEEIAKAETEIASSDVTDGAGDDQADAGARTYEREREIALTLNSRDLVAQNERAIARIDAGTYGVCESCHQPIGKERLQAFPRATLCVACKQREERR
- the ileS gene encoding isoleucine--tRNA ligase, which encodes MSAYFRSLPAQVDLPALEHEVLDRWRDGKIFERSVEQNAGGPNWVFYEGPPTANGMPGVHHVEARVFKDLFPRYKSMRGFNVPRKAGWDCHGLPVEVAVEKSLGLSGKKEIEAYGIAEFNDRCRESVLKHVDAFEEMTERMGYWIDLSQAYRTMDPAYVESVWWSLKVIFDKDLLTRDFRITPYCPRCGTGLSDHELGQPGGYETVTSPSVYVRMPATSGPLADLGASLLIWTTTPWTLVSNTAVALHPDVTYVAARPAGSDEVLVVAEPLLVSALGEGAEVLASFQGADLEHTTYSRPFDLVDIPGAHYVVLGYYVTTEDGTGLVHQAPAFGADDMTTCKRYGLPVVNPIGPDGRFLDSVPQVGGEFFKDADEGLTADLRARGLLYRGSHFEHSYPHCWRCHTALLYYALPAWYIRTTAIKDQLLAENEKTSWYPETIKWGRFGEWLRNNVDWSLSRSRYWGTPLPLWVCTADESHVTCVGSLDELGRLSGQDVSALDPHRPYVDDVTLPCPTCGNEARRVPDVIDAWYDSGSMPFAQWGAPYLNEEMLQKAYPAQFICEATDQTRGWFYSLMAVGTLVFGRSSYENVLCLGLILAEDGRKMSKHLGNVLKPMPLMDQHGADALRWYMACSGSPWAARRVGHGALEEIVRKVLLTYWNTTSFFTLYANTESWSPSRLSEAPAYEERPLIDRWALAELHRTVSEVTASLDVFDTARVGRRLAEFLDDLSNWYVRRSRRRFWTGDPAAFATLYECLETVTRLMAPVVPFTTDYVWDVLRDAGAPSSVHLASWPEVNGELLDPELSERMALVRRLVELGRSARASSGVKTRQPLGRALVGAPGWAALSPELRELIADELNVKDLEDLSGIGADLVSFTVKPNFRALGRRFGSQTKLVASAVTATDPTELARALRTGSPVPVEAGELGTVELGADDVIVTEQPRSGWAVEAGAGETIALDLTITDELRRSGLIRDVIRLLQDTRKSTGLAITDRIDVWWSTGDADLAEALRTQGRTVADEVLAVSLTEGGVDDLPAHGDAELGLTFQLRRTTTTV